The Leptodactylus fuscus isolate aLepFus1 chromosome 1, aLepFus1.hap2, whole genome shotgun sequence nucleotide sequence TATctttataaatacatttttttggggggggggggtacttccTTCCTTATACTGAGGAGGAGATAATTATTTATCCATGTGTTAGTTATTAAAAATTCAATTCTGTCCTACCGGCACACAGGGACACTAATACCTCACTATTGTGTTGCTGtatgggactaagggaaaacggaTTAACATCATAATCTACGCTTGTATCAGAACCATAATGGAAAACTTTCAAAAAATTTCTTGATCATACAAGGACATTTGGTCATGATATAGGCCATGACCTTGGGATAAGAATGTCAGTTTTAAAGGATTTATTATAAGTCCAAGAGCACCAACCAAAGGTGGACAAGGACTACTACAAtaataactaatataataataaaataatctcaTGTTTCGAAAAACTGATTGGAGAGACATCATTAAGAAGGCTGGATGATACCTGAGTGAAAGCAGAGTTGTGGGtgtgtgtttccattttcaatgtacagggtgtctggaaagtaagtacacaaaatggactttagccagtatatgaagcatttttttattaatgaacatgtggcCGGAAATGCACCATGGCAGAGCTGCAGGTAGACCAAACACAGTACATTTCTACACAATGATTTGCCGGTGTTGCTCAAAGACGTGCCTTTGAACAGGAGGACAAGAATGTGGCTCCAGCAGAATGGAGCACCTCCCCATTTTGGCCACATCATCTGTGAACACATCAACAACCGATGGCCGATTCAGTGGAACGGACACGGCGGACCTGTGCTCTGGTCCCCTCACTCGCCGGATTTGGCCCCACTTgatttttttcttgtggggacatgcCAAGTCCGTTGTGTACACAATGCCTGTGCCAACCTGCAAAGAGCTTCTGAACCGCACCCAGGCTTCATTCGTCacggtgagggccatgccaggagtctgtgaaagGGTGTGTCAATCCATCTTCCGGCGTTGCACTGCTTGGATCGAGGCAGGCGGACAGCACTTCGAGCAATTCTTTAAAATacgtaacagtgattaaactgatttcccattaaagcactATCttttcttcgtttctcctttcacatggcgcagcgagggataggaaaccgacatcttggtctacctgcagcgccacaatggtgcatttacggtcacatgttcattaataaaaatgcttcatataccagctaaagtccaccctttcattttgtgtacttactttccggacaccatGTCCACGTTATATATGTAGGGCTAAACTGCattgggagatatatatatatatatatatatatatatacacacaaacaaaaaatataaatatattatagatatttTTATTTGAACATTCATATTCCAGGATAGAaagcagagagagacacacataTTGCATTTGTCAACCCATCAGTGGCAATAACTTCGTCGTAACACTTGTGCAAATGGACACAACTCCAAAACAGGCAAAGGAAGAATAGAACAGAGGCAAAAGAAAgagaagagaggggagggggagacaaaagggcactggggagcatgcAGACACCAAAgggaaaaacaagaaaaaacagaAGGAAGGAGGGGGGTCATGATAATAAATAAGAGAATTCAGACGATTCACAAGACACCACTCATGGCTGCCAGAGGGTCTCAAACTTGGAGGAGGTAGAGGTATCCTCCACAACCAGAGTCTGCATTTGTCTAATGAGGAGAAATTCCTGGAGCCACTCCAGCAGAGAGGGGGTTACTGGCGGGATAACCGTCCTGGCAGCCGTGAGAAAGTGACGAAGGAAGTCGCCCTTCACCTGAGATATCCGACCTGGAATGAGAAAGAGGAAAACCAGTTGAGGAGAAGGGACTACGTCCCGTCCGCTGACTTTAGTGTAAAGAGAAAACACGGAAGACCAAAAGACCCAGATCTCTCCACACTCCCACCAAATGTGGAGGAGAGAGCCCACAGCGGACTGCACATGCGTGCCGTCTAAAGCTAGAAGAAGCCATCAGAAGAAGACGTcacggagagggcgttccagaggaagaagaagccATAGCTGGAGATTtcgctcgcagcattgaggactccccccagtgccgtttgagcactggggaccacccccagtgctgtaagaaaactcatttgcacaccaatgaaaaccgggatatctatggaacggcagcacggagaagacttctaaaggtagacgaatagcctttcttaaggctattcctatgtattagggagaaaaaaaaattaatgattgaatccctttaaacaaaaggAGTTATCTGTAGAGCTATCTGTGTATGTAGAAAAAGAGTATGTGGGAAAGACGAACAATAAATTGAGTATTACTATAGgccgcatggtggctcagtggttagcactgtagccttgcagcgctggagtctccccgtgggtttcctccagacatactgatagggaatgtagattgtgagccctatatgggacagtcaatgtctgtaaagtgctgcggaatatgatggcgctatacaagtaaacataataaataaataaataataaatttcaaaaaaaaaaaaaaaaaaaaaagtggttacctgcgaaTGCCAGTTTCCATTTCATCcgcgcaggacttttctctccactaatTTTGGATGTGAACAAAGCTTCACATATATAATAGTATGGTTGCAGACGCTCCACATTGTCCTTATTTAGATTCTCTCACTAATGTAGCCTATTtgtttgtatagcaccatcatattccacagtgtttttacagacattgtggtcactgtcccatacagggctcaaaatctgcctcaaaaccctgaccaaaaagacggctcccattgaaatcaatgggagccgctcaggtcttttttccgggagccgtttcatCCGGCTCCCGGTAAAAAGAAGctttcgcctcaggttccgatccaaaaaaccacatgtgaacttaccctaactaccCAGGGGTGACATTGTCATTAGCTTCTATTTAGTGCACACAGTGCAGTGGTAATACTGGTGTTTTTTGTGAGGTCCTACAATATCTATAATGGTGGTTTTCATCACacacttattttatatattttcattCTTTATTAGGGAAACAAAAGTTTTACGTGTCATATTTATCTACTATTGTATAATAGGTGGCAATAAGGACATTTTTTGCCAATAGGCAATTTGATATAGTGATTATATTTAAATGCACCAAATATTTGGGCTATTTGATTACATGAGTAGTATAATTTACACACAAATATAATTTATACAGACACTATAgtaggttatagtgtatatatactatattcgGCTAGGTAGGtgtaggtgggggtgggggtgtgtGTGGTGGCCAGATGGGAGATAACGCTGCAGTTGGGTTTGCTGGGTGCAGACAGCGTAGACTTGTCACAGTCTCTGAGCAAAAGGTCACAGCGCTGCAGTCCCGTGTTACCACCACTGGGAGGGGTGATGAGGAGACCGCGCAAATGTTGGTGGTGATTGTTCTTCCAGGGCGCTTCCCGTATATTGGTGGTGTTTGTGACACCCTGATGTTGTCGATGCAAAGTCAGACACAGAAACAGTTGTAAGGTCAAAACAGAGTTGAACTTTTACTGAAAACTCACCCATAAGGGTAAAGAAAAAATCCTAAATAGTTTTAAATTATTTCAGGAGTGAAGTTTTGAGAAAGGAGTGATTTAAGGGGACTTATATTACAGAGCCCTTTCAAAGCCCCTTCAGAACGGATTTGAATTGGTCTCATTAAAAATGGGTTTTGAATATGTTCTTAACAATTTGGAAAATTGCTGATTGAGCTGTAAACTAATGTAGCATTGGTTGTTGTCAAAATTTCAGAAGCATACAGAAATCTTGTACACGTACAGCGACAGTATTCTATAGTTGCATTGGAAACTATAAAGCAGTTCTTTATTCCATTATGCAAGACTtataaatctatataaataatcagcATTCAAAGTTAGGAGGCCAGCTCTTGGATTTGGCTAAGACCATTTGCATACTGGAAGTCCTCACTGTTCTCATATTCATACATATCTAAAGCCACCTCACAGCTCTCTCTAACCACCTGCTGTACGTCCCCCATGTGGGTTCTAAGGGCTTTTAAACATTCTTCTTGTGCAATAGATCCTAAAGCCTCAGCACACTCGTGGCGGACCATTGGACTCTCTTGTAAACGATCCAATGCTGCGGCAAGCCCTGGAACTGCTGCTTCATGCTGCATCTGGCCCAAGACATATCCAATTTCATGCCGAAAGAGAGCGCCGCCACACTGTAAACCTTAAATAAAATGGAGAGGTTTTTATTATATGAGCAGTCCTGTATACAGAATTCACTTTCAATTGAGCACACATGAACTCTAGGGCAAGCTAAACAAAGCACTTTTGCTGTGTGTTAGAAGAACAAAGGAATCCAGCCaggccttcttcctgatctgcctcctcttctttcgtcgtcatgggtgacgcatgcgcagtcagcgagaccctgttagagccaactgcgcatgccagccggcggccatatttgcgaggccgcaattgcgcgcatgcgcagtacgctccccGAAGTATTTgccaaacagagtgtactgcgcatgctcagtaaggttcgTACAGCCTTccaacgcctggatgagttcactcgcgcgtcgaagggctgtacggaccttactgagcatgcgcagtacactctgttcggcaaatacttcgcggagcgtactgcgcatgcgcgcaattgcggcctcgcaactatggccaccggccggtatgtgcagtcagctctaacagggtctcgctgccagagccgactgcgcatgcgtcacccatgacgacgaaagaagaggacacagaaggggaggaggcagatcaggaagaaggcgtggctggattgcccagttccagcagcagtggggacgcctccatcggcgtataagcgctggggcccgccctcattgctgccggacactcattagcataccgggaaaaaaccGTATTTTGGCTGACCGGCGCGGTGGaaaccacatcaaaaggtaggagacgaatagcctttcttaataataataataataataataataaaatgttttatttatatagcgccaacatattccgcagcactgtacaatttgtagggttcaaatacagacagatacataacaaagaacgtcatttcacacaatgggactgagggccctgctcgcaagagcttacaatctatgaggtagagggggtgacacaagaggtagcaggggcggcattccttatacagtattcagacaattttgtaatagaggtgactgtcattacacaaacaaaactttgagccatcactagtggtgacctgtaacatgtggatggagcttggacaaataaagttagcctgaaaagacatcatatcatgtggggtaatgtaggagcggggacagaggagggttaaattttggggattctaattatagcacggcagggtttacattagaaattgtgataggcttgtctgaaaagatgtgtctttagtttgcgtttgaaactgtagaaattgggagttacatggtcattagaaaaaaaacatgttttacgtGTACCtccagtgataaaaaaaaaataattcagaaatgaatagttcaggtgaaaataagaaactatgtaatatcttattaaaagaatatattttttttttctccacttttcaggcagttcctttctccatattagtctaggAAGAGTGGAGGAGGATTccttgtttgtttgttgttttttttttttgttttttttttaaacactgcaaagatatacataaaAAGCTGATAATACACAGGATGAGGCAACAAATCAATTAACCAGTCAGCAGGAGCATACTGCTCAGCCCCTCCTTGCTCTATGATGTTGTATGAGGATGAATATGGAGACTAATATAATGTAAATAAGCAGTGAGGCTGTAAGTGCTGAAGGAAACTgacctccttaataagatatactgtgctaggttcacactaccgttcagCTTTCCGTTCTTCAGATCCGCTTAggaacctgaaaaacggaaagccAACccacataaaaagcagttacccccaGAAACCtctggaccccttagactataatggggtccgccgggtttctgccCCAAAATTACAGAGAAAAGAAAGGAGTCCATTAATTGGGAAGGGCTAGAAGTGGGTGGGGTAGCTAGGGAGATAGTGTGAGGGAGTAAGCGAGTGAAAGAGGTAGTGAGTCAGCTCATGCAATGCAtcttggtagttgtaggataaaagcacaggaagctacaccagtaAACAAATGCATAGGATGCGAGGAGCTccgagagacacccagaaatcactcaaaacactgctaacacggcatttgggtgcacttaacccattaatagcattaacagacctttataaataaataaatacataaataaaaaaataaactttttactGGCAAATTTTAAGGAAGATCATCAATTTTAAAGCAACAGGGATCTGTTAGGACCTCCACCCCCTCATTCTTCCTGTTCCTTTCACTTACCCTTTTCCTTTCACTTACGTATACCCCATCTATTCCTCTTCCTGGTCCTGTTCTATGCAGGTTTTTTCTGCCCATTTTTGTCATCCTTTTCTgtcagttatttatttatttatttttttactagaaTTTACTCTTTGATTCTTTTTATCTGTTTATGTCTTTTCAATGTATCTATTATTTTTCTCCCCAGTATCTTCTGGCTTCATTACTcaggatcactttttattccttattttttttattattttccaaGTCTATAGACTTCttcttcccctcttttatcttGGTCCCATTTCATGTTTTTCTTTCCTTACCCCCTTTTTATTCTGTTGAATAAAGTTAAAATAAAGTAAGGGATTTGAGCCAgaaaattttttttgcaggattCCAAACCTCTGTAAACATATCAAGCATGTAAAAGTGCATTTTACTTTTTAGTGGCTCACCATCTGTCAATGCCAGAACAGATTCCTTTCCTCCAATATTTCGTAGGGCAAACATGGCACGATACCGTTCAAACAGTGGCAAGCTGTCGTTTAATAAGATAGAACGCAGAGCTGGTACATCTCTTTCTTCAGCAGGTGGAGCAGGGTCCACTGACAGGAATGGATTATCATCAGGAGCATCAGGATTTTTCTGAAGCCATTCTATCCGTTGAATAGCAAGCTGACATGTTTCTGCAACCTggaaataaaaacaaatacagTAACCAACCAAATTTCCATCTCCTGTTTCTTCATCCTAACATTACAATGGACCTGTCACCATTCCACACAGGTTtgttttaaggaggacctttcatgtcctcgagcacatgtgattttatataccgctagaaagtcgacagtgcattgaattaagcgcactgtcggctttccagttatGTGACCCAGGGAAAGAGAAATCAGTGCTGTTACCGATGTCTGctgactgtcagaagggcgttccagtcagtctagctgggctgtgaggaacgctcctcctcacagtactgtccatagctctgtactgtccttACCACCCAGAAACGTATTGGCCCATAAAGTGGCACCTTCCTCTATAAACTTTATTTTagatgtttttaaaatctgaacgTTCTTATCTGGATCTCTACAATCTCTGGCAATAGTTTTCTTGACGTTACCATGTTCGGGACTGGGAGAAAGGGGGTACTTGTTACTGGAAAATACTCAGTCTGGGTCACTTTCACTAGTGGAGTGACACAGGGATCAGTATTGGGTCTTCTTCCATTTAACATGTGTATGAATGACTTGGTAGAAtatttacagagcagggtgtccatatttgcaaagGATACTAAAATATGTAATGTAATCAAACATGagaaggatagtagaatattacagaggGATATATGGAAGCTGTAAGCATGGGCAAAAATTTGGCAAGTGAagtttaatgtagacaaatgtaagattatgaatttttgttgaaaaaaataaaatgtatgattatgtacttaaagggattgaccaagcaaaaatggacaatACTTAACCTTTAAATAAGTTGGGagcagtggaaaaaaataaaatgcacactcacctgtcctggatgctctggtgtcctcccgcgCCTCCCTGGTCTCTTCCAGTGTTGTGCAAGCGCCACTGATTCGCCTTAGAggtcagcaggcctcaggaagatgGCCTGGGATCAGGTAGCGATATTGAGGCCCTTTGctgataggcctcagtggtcacgtgaaaataaaaaaattaaaaaaaaaaaaaaatcagaagctTCAGCACAACACCGGAAGAAACCCGGGAGAGCAGGAGAACCAGCAGGcacgggaggacaccggagcaatcgggacaggcgagtatgcattttttttttcttcccaccctagcttatttaaacttgaaaaggtttgtccatttttgcctagacaacccctttaatagtaagactgccactgaaaaagacttggggattttggtggacattaaacttacctttagtgaacagtgccaggcagctgccacCAAGGCAAAtgaaaattatgggatgcatcaaaagaggcatATATTCTCATGGcgagaacatagttatgcctctacacaaatcactggtacggccagacagactattgtgtgcaattttggAGCAGAGAAGGGTTGAT carries:
- the DOHH gene encoding deoxyhypusine hydroxylase translates to MAASRNNQVASIGRILLDTSLPLPARFRALFTLRNLGGPEAVEWIGRGFVDNSALLKHELAYCLGQMRDRSALPILIAVLKDCSQDAMVRHEAGEALGAIGDPEVLELLKEYSRDPVIEVAETCQLAIQRIEWLQKNPDAPDDNPFLSVDPAPPAEERDVPALRSILLNDSLPLFERYRAMFALRNIGGKESVLALTDGLQCGGALFRHEIGYVLGQMQHEAAVPGLAAALDRLQESPMVRHECAEALGSIAQEECLKALRTHMGDVQQVVRESCEVALDMYEYENSEDFQYANGLSQIQELAS